One window from the genome of Flexibacter flexilis DSM 6793 encodes:
- a CDS encoding type I restriction enzyme HsdR N-terminal domain-containing protein — translation MDLPILNFPAIAPRLRTHEGKPQIFDILRKKFVMLAPEEWVRQHVLHFLIQKGYPAPLMSVERGLRVNRLQKRTDVVIYDRDGRAFLLVECKAPEIQITENVLRQATIYNQTIQARHIMLTNGLAHYCLSQDPATQAFHFVSHLPDFQ, via the coding sequence ATGGATTTACCTATTTTAAATTTTCCTGCCATCGCACCGCGTTTGCGTACACACGAAGGCAAGCCACAGATTTTTGATATTTTGCGAAAAAAATTTGTGATGCTCGCACCCGAAGAATGGGTGCGCCAACACGTCCTACATTTTTTGATACAAAAAGGTTATCCCGCGCCGCTAATGAGTGTAGAACGTGGCTTGCGCGTCAATCGCTTGCAAAAGCGTACCGATGTGGTTATTTACGACCGTGATGGCCGCGCTTTTTTGTTGGTAGAATGCAAAGCTCCCGAAATTCAGATAACCGAAAACGTGTTGCGCCAAGCCACCATTTACAACCAAACTATTCAAGCCCGCCACATTATGTTAACCAACGGGCTGGCGCATTATTGCTTGAGCCAAGATCCCGCCACACAAGCCTTTCATTTTGTGAGTCATTTACCTGATTTTCAATAA
- the gmd gene encoding GDP-mannose 4,6-dehydratase, with the protein MKKALITGITGQDGAYLSELLLSKGYEVHGIKRRSSLFNTDRIDHLYQDPHESKVNLKLHYGDLSDSTNLIRIIQEVKPDEIYNLGAMSHVKVSFDTPEYTANADGIGTLRILEAVRILGIEKNVKIYQASTSELYGLVQAVPQSETTPFYPRSPYAVAKLYAYWITVNYREAYGMFACNGILFNHESPLRGETFVTRKITRGAARIALGLQDKLYLGNLDAQRDWGHAKDYVEAMWLILQQETPEDYVIATGVTTPVREFVRMTFAELGIELAFEGEGADEIGRVAKCTNPEYQLEVGKEVVAVDKRYFRPTEVDLLIGDPTKSKTKLGWVPKYDLAALVKDMIHADVALFKRDQYLQKGGHQTMNYYEL; encoded by the coding sequence ATGAAAAAAGCTCTTATCACAGGCATTACGGGGCAAGATGGTGCCTATTTGTCTGAACTTTTACTTTCTAAAGGCTATGAAGTACATGGTATCAAACGTCGTAGTTCTTTGTTTAATACAGACCGCATTGACCATCTTTACCAAGACCCACACGAGTCTAAGGTGAACTTGAAACTACACTACGGCGACTTATCCGACTCTACAAACCTTATCCGTATCATTCAGGAAGTTAAGCCTGACGAAATTTACAATTTGGGTGCTATGTCGCACGTAAAAGTAAGTTTCGACACGCCAGAATATACTGCTAATGCCGATGGTATCGGTACGCTTCGTATTTTGGAAGCTGTACGCATTTTGGGCATTGAGAAAAATGTAAAAATTTATCAAGCCTCCACTTCAGAGCTTTATGGTTTAGTGCAAGCTGTTCCGCAATCAGAGACTACACCTTTCTATCCTCGTTCGCCGTATGCTGTAGCTAAGTTATATGCTTACTGGATTACGGTAAACTATCGCGAGGCTTACGGAATGTTTGCTTGCAACGGTATTTTGTTCAATCACGAATCACCATTGCGCGGCGAAACATTCGTAACACGTAAAATTACACGTGGCGCGGCGCGTATCGCTTTAGGCTTGCAAGATAAATTGTATTTGGGCAACCTTGACGCTCAACGCGACTGGGGACATGCCAAAGATTATGTAGAGGCCATGTGGTTGATTCTACAACAAGAAACGCCAGAAGATTATGTAATCGCAACGGGTGTAACTACGCCAGTACGCGAGTTCGTGCGCATGACTTTCGCGGAACTTGGTATTGAATTGGCATTTGAAGGCGAAGGCGCAGACGAAATCGGACGCGTGGCCAAATGCACCAATCCAGAATACCAACTTGAGGTAGGCAAAGAAGTGGTAGCGGTGGATAAACGTTATTTCCGCCCAACGGAAGTAGATTTGCTTATCGGCGACCCAACTAAATCGAAAACGAAATTGGGCTGGGTTCCGAAATACGATTTGGCAGCTTTGGTAAAAGACATGATTCATGCGGATGTTGCTTTGTTCAAACGCGACCAATATTTGCAAAAAGGTGGTCACCAAACCATGAATTACTACGAATTATAA
- a CDS encoding (Fe-S)-binding protein: MSDNNLKVLTMAEFAAMGQQPEVLFWVGCAGSFDDRYKNVTVAFCKILQKVGVSFAVLGMEEGCTGDPARRAGNDFLFQMQAMNNIQVLDGYGIKNIVTACPHCFNTLKNEYPVLGGNYNVQHHSTFLQQLINEGRITLKGGGEFRGKRITYHDSCYLGRANEIYEAPREVLQALDAELVEMKRSKAKGLCCGAGGAQMFKEAEHGSKEIFIERTEEALETEAKTIAVACPFCMTMLADGVKNKEREADVKVLDLAELVAASM; encoded by the coding sequence ATGAGCGATAATAATTTGAAAGTATTAACAATGGCCGAATTTGCGGCGATGGGGCAACAGCCAGAAGTTTTGTTTTGGGTAGGTTGTGCGGGTTCATTCGACGACCGCTACAAAAACGTAACGGTAGCTTTCTGCAAAATTTTGCAAAAAGTAGGCGTTAGCTTTGCGGTTTTGGGTATGGAAGAAGGTTGCACAGGCGACCCTGCGCGTCGTGCTGGCAACGACTTTTTGTTCCAGATGCAGGCCATGAACAACATTCAGGTATTGGACGGTTACGGAATTAAAAATATCGTAACGGCTTGTCCGCACTGTTTCAACACCCTCAAAAATGAATATCCTGTGTTGGGCGGAAATTATAATGTGCAACATCATTCTACTTTCTTGCAACAGCTTATCAACGAAGGCCGCATCACGCTCAAAGGCGGTGGCGAGTTTAGAGGCAAACGCATCACTTATCACGACTCATGTTATTTGGGACGTGCCAACGAAATATATGAAGCTCCGCGCGAAGTATTGCAAGCACTTGATGCCGAATTAGTTGAGATGAAACGTAGCAAAGCCAAAGGTTTGTGTTGCGGTGCGGGCGGTGCGCAAATGTTCAAAGAAGCCGAACACGGCAGCAAAGAAATTTTCATCGAACGCACAGAAGAAGCACTCGAAACAGAGGCTAAAACTATCGCGGTAGCTTGTCCGTTTTGTATGACGATGTTGGCCGACGGCGTGAAAAACAAAGAACGCGAAGCCGACGTAAAAGTATTGGATTTGGCGGAATTGGTAGCCGCTTCTATGTAA